In Electrophorus electricus isolate fEleEle1 chromosome 6, fEleEle1.pri, whole genome shotgun sequence, a single genomic region encodes these proteins:
- the tbx5a gene encoding T-box transcription factor TBX5-A, translated as MADNEEGFGLQNSPNDTDSKDLHESKSEKQNGNSSKSPSSQTTYIQQGMEGIKVYLHERELWMKFHEVGTEMIITKAGRRMFPSFKVKVTGLNPKTKYILLMDVVPADDHRYKFADNKWSVTGKAEPAMPGRLYVHADSPATGAHWMRQLVSFQKLKLTNNHLDPFGHIILNSMHKYQPRIHIVKADENNGFGSKNTAFCTHVFPETAFIAVTSYQNHKITQLKIENNPFAKGFRGSDDVELHRMARMQSTKEYPVVPRSTVRQRVGTNQSPFSGDVQGMPTPSSMSSQYSCENGVTSSSQDLLPQSNSYPIPHEHSQDFHCIKRKVEDDCHTGDHSYKKVYMESSSSEDDHYYRPVSYSQSLALTGGPYRTESGQRQACMYASASQATESVSSLEDISCNTWAGVSPYSSCSVTTMQPMERLPYQHFSAHFTSGPLVSRLSGVAGHTSPQLGDAHAMYQGSMPHQTLGRQCSPGAGIQSPSTSLQGNEYLYSHGIPRTLSPHQYHAVHSVSVMPEWNEGS; from the exons ATGGCGGACAACGAAGAGGGCTTTGGGCTTCAAAATTCTCCAAATGATACCGATTCAAAGGATTTGCACGAGAGTAAATCTGAGAAACAGAATGGGAACTCCAGCAAATCTCCATCATCCCAAACAACTTACATTCAACAG GGAATGGAGGGAATAAAGGTTTACTTACACGAACGAGAGCTGTGGATGAAATTCCACGAAGTAGGGACCGAAATGATCATCACCAAGGCAGGGAG GCGAATGTTCCCAAGCTTTAAAGTGAAGGTTACAGGGCTGAACCCCAAAACGAAATACATTCTTCTGATGGATGTCGTGCCAGCGGACGACCATCGTTATAAATTCGCCGATAATAAATG GTCAGTGACGGGGAAAGCTGAGCCCGCTATGCCGGGAAGGCTCTACGTGCACGCGGACTCTCCAGCCACAGGCGCGCACTGGATGCGACAGCTTGTCTCCTTCCAGAAACTTAAACTGACCAACAACCACCTTGATCCTTTTGGACAT attattttaaattctatGCATAAATATCAACCAAGGATCCACATCGTGAAGGCGGATGAAAATAATGGATTCGGCTCCAAAAACACCGCATTCTGCACGCACGTGTTCCCCGAAACAGCCTTTATTGCGGTTACATCTTATCAGAACCACAAG ATCACCCAGCTGAAAATCGAGAACAATCCCTTCGCAAAGGGCTTCCGTGGCAGTGATGACGTGGAATTACACCGCATGGCACGAATGCAGAG CACTAAGGAGTATCCAGTGGTTCCCCGAAGCACAGTGCGTCAGAGGGTGGGCACAAATCAGAGTCCATTCAGTGGGGATGTCCAAGGCATGCCCACCCCCAGTAGCATGAGCTCTCAGTACTCCTGTGAGAACGGGGTTACTAGCTCCTCCCAGGATCTACTGCCACAGTCCAACTCTTATCCAATACCCCATGAGCACAGCCAAGACTTTCATTGCATCAAGAGAAAAG TTGAGGATGACTGTCACACAGGAGATCATTCCTATAAGAAGGTCTACATGGAGAGCTCTTCTAGTGAAGACGACCATTATTATCGCCCTGTCAGCTACTCTCAGAGCCTGGCTCTCACTGGTGGCCCCTATCGGACTGAATCAGGACAGCGGCAGGCGTGCATGTATGCCAGTGCTTCACAAGCCACAGAATCTGTTTCAAGCTTGGAAGACATCAGCTGCAACACCTGGGCTGGTGTCTCTCCTTACAGTAGTTGCTCTGTGACCACCATGCAACCAATGGAGCGGCTACCCTACCAACATTTCTCTGCTCACTTCACCTCTGGACCGCTAGTGTCCAGGCTGAGTGGAGTGGCTGGCCACACATCACCACAGCTAGGTGATGCCCATGCCATGTACCAGGGCTCGATGCCCCATCAGACTCTTGGCCGTCAATGCAGCCCTGGAGCAGGGATCCAGTCACCAAGTACCAGCCTGCAGGGGAACGAGTACTTGTACAGCCATGGCATACCCCGCACCCTGTCCCCTCATCAGTACCATGCTGTACACAGTGTAAGCGTCATGCCGGAATGGAATGAGGGGAGTTAA